The Thermoanaerobaculia bacterium DNA window TCGAAGCGGTCGGACTCGAGCTCGGTGTCCGAGTAGCCGAGATAGAAGACGGTCTGCGGGTTGAGGCGGTAGGAGTAGAGGAGCTGGCTGAACAGCCGCCGGCTCAGGGCGTCGACCTCTGCGGAATAAAGGTCGGTGTCGCGCTCGAGATCGCGGTGCTGGAGGATGACCCGGGCGAAGCTCCGCAGGTTGAACTGCCAGACCAGGCGCAGTTCCGTCAGCTGGGCGGTGAAGAGCCAACCCTCGTCGATCTCGAGACGCTGGTAGCGATGCTCGAGCTCGGCTCGCAGGTGGCGCCCGGGTTCCCAGGTGAGGCCGGGCGAGAGCGTGATCTGCTCGGCCGGCCGCAGCTCCTCGAGGTCGACGTCGTCGCCGACGTTCCAGCCGAGCTGGAGCTCGAGCGAACCGCTGGGCCGGATGCTCGCCTGGCCTTCGACGTAGAGCTCGTCGAAGCCGATTCCGCCGATGGTCCGTTCGCGGTCGGCGACCTGGGTGAAGAAGGTGGACTCGCGCCGGCCCCGGAAGATGAACCAGAGCTCGTTCAGTCGCTCGAGTGGAGCGCCTTCCTGATCGTCCGTGCGCGCGCTGTCGACGCCCAGGCTGAAACTGATCCAGCGGGCGTCCGGAGCGGCCCACCAGGTGCGCTCCGCCAACACCTTGCCATAGCGCCGGTCGACCTGGGGCAGGAATCCCAAGTCGGCCCGGAAGTCGCGGCCGACGTCCTCGTAAGCGGCGGAGAGCCGCCAGTCGCGCGAGTCGCGGTTGTAGGAGAAGTAGAGCGCGTGATCCTCGAGGGGACCCGCGGGCTGGTCGTACGCCTCGACGATCGCCGCCGGGTACTCGGTGCGCGACCCCAGCGCCTGGACGCGCAGCGAGTCGACCGCCCCGAGCCGGAAGAGGCCGTCGACACCCGCGACTTGGTTCGAGTAGCCGCCCCATTCGCCGCTTCCGCTCCCCTCTTCCCCTTCCCGCGAGGTCGCGACGAAGCCGAGAGCGGAGTTCGTGCCGAGGTCGCGCCGGTAGCGCACGACGGCGTCGGTCGAGGCGACCGGAAGCTCGGCGAGCTCGGAGCGCTCGCTGCCGGGAAGCAGGAGCGAAGTGCGCGCGTCTTCGGCGAGAAAGGCACCGAAGGCGCTCGCACCCCGCTTGCCGGTGACCTTCGCGCCCCAGTCGGGATCGGCGACGTTGCGCGTGAAGACGACCTGAAACGGCGTCGTGAAGAGATCCGCGCCCTCGAGGAAGAACGGCCGGCGCTCGGGGTAGAAGATGGCGAACTGCTGATTGACGTCGAGCTCCA harbors:
- a CDS encoding carbohydrate binding family 9 domain-containing protein; translated protein: DGVLDEPVWQQAEVVALAYETQPGENSPAPVATTCRLLYDSERLYVGCTAEDPDPASIRARFTDRDEAYDGDFVGVRLDPFLDRRRAFEFYVNPLGVQMDLFRDDLAAERQGGGDSEDTSWDALWDSAGRITAGGYEVELAIPFSSLRFPPGGGAQTWGIGFLRVQPRRDRLELASEPSDRNRNCSVCQLSTVAGFAGITPGRHLELDPTLTVQQVARREEVPDGRLETEEIDVEPGLTATWGVTPDIILSGTLNPDFSQVEADALELDVNQQFAIFYPERRPFFLEGADLFTTPFQVVFTRNVADPDWGAKVTGKRGASAFGAFLAEDARTSLLLPGSERSELAELPVASTDAVVRYRRDLGTNSALGFVATSREGEEGSGSGEWGGYSNQVAGVDGLFRLGAVDSLRVQALGSRTEYPAAIVEAYDQPAGPLEDHALYFSYNRDSRDWRLSAAYEDVGRDFRADLGFLPQVDRRYGKVLAERTWWAAPDARWISFSLGVDSARTDDQEGAPLERLNELWFIFRGRRESTFFTQVADRERTIGGIGFDELYVEGQASIRPSGSLELQLGWNVGDDVDLEELRPAEQITLSPGLTWEPGRHLRAELEHRYQRLEIDEGWLFTAQLTELRLVWQFNLRSFARVILQHRDLERDTDLYSAEVDALSRRLFSQLLYSYRLNPQTVFYLGYSDTELESDRFDALPVDRTLFVKLGYAWLP